ATACTACATAAGAAAAGTTGATCAAATTCTTCGTTATTCAACCATAGGAATATTAGGAAACTTGTAGCTCAAATTAATCCAAGAAGTGACCGCTTCCCACCAGCCTTACAAAAAGAGGCCCATGACAAGATTGAGGGCAATGAAATTTTACACACCGAGGCACAAAAGGAAAATCCCAACACAAAAAACTTTTCAGCATGGGCTTTATATCTTCTATAATGGGCTGTAAAGCCCAGTTTATGTCTGAGAAATTCTTATGTGTAGACCAACCTGgaaaatagttatttttgtgAGTAATTTTCACTCAATGGCAAAAGACTTCTAGAGCCAGCTGGTGTCTTGGATTTCTTCTAAAGGGGTAAGTTTAAGTTTGATTATTATTCACTCTTCTTATGGGATGTGCTCGACGACTTTTAgcgaaataaaaattaaaactttcaaacgaaaatcaaaagtttttttttaatttgagaaacacacacacacacatataaggGAAGGGGATGAGATAAGAGAATACACTCACACACCAACACCAAAACTGCATGCAACAGTTAATGTTGCGAATCAAGTGATAAACCCCTTCTCACTAATACACTTTACCGATGTGAGATGACTTAACAACACTGagtatctttttttatttgagaagcgcacacacacatatatagggGAAGGGGGATGAGATAAGGGAatacttgtttcttttttggtagaatcaatatttttttcatccacATGAATTGATTGAAATTCGCAATAAAGATTCTAATATTTAGTATTTGTTTCAAATGTTAAATTGCACTAGCACTCCTTGAACTTTCAAGTTGTTCCATTAAGGCcccataattattatttttttttggggggggggggggggggtcattTTGGTACAATAACTTTGATACTATATCAATATTTAGGCCCCCGTCTATTAGTGCCCAGTCCATTTTCTACCAAACGGAACACCCAGTCTCAGAACACACATGGGTCTTAGGTGAGCCAAAATGTTTTCGCAtccaataatgaaaaaaatgaaggaaatattGAGAAAACCAAGGATGAAAGTAGGAATTTGTCTTTGAGGAACCAAAACatgaacaataaaattttttgatcaTTCAACattcaagaataaaaaaaaaaattcaaattcaaatctaaatTAGTATACTGATTTTGATCCTTAAGTTATGAAACTATTGTCATTTTAGTACTCGTAATCTCACTtgacacacaaacacaaagctAATAGAATAAGTAGGAATAATTAATtactgattctcaaaaaaaaaaaaaaaggaataattaATTACTAGTATTAAAAAACCACATCtgcatctaaaataaaaaaaaaaaaaaaaatcaacatcaacatcaacatcaaaaaagaaaaatgaaattatggttttctaaagaaaataaataaaaaatggaaaaaaaaaaacactctagtttccttttattttctttcatttcttgcGAAAGTTAGCGTTGCCTGTGATCAAAACATTCCAATTCTTGGAACAAACCTCGCTGAGTATTTATCTAGAAGAAGCTTtgaggtttggattttattttctctctctctttctctagctTCCTCCATTTGTTTGTACATCTATAGGATGCTAAAGGATACTCAATATTTCAAGAAAAGTTCAAACGTGTTGAGTATTTCTTCATTCGGGCAAGTAAGGGATTGGGACATTCTGATTTCAAAACGGTATGCAGAGTCGAAGTTAGGCGTGATTCATAAAGTCGAAGTTGTATATTCATAGACAATTTTAATTCccacacacaaataaataaagctaTGCCCTGTTATCTCGTACACTTAAATTTTTGCTACATCTTGTGCACTTAAATTAGTACAAGAtgattcccataaaaaaaacaaaaaaaattagtacaagATGAATacgtaaaaataaaagaagtcaCATTTTCAAGAGCTAAAACAGGAATATTTTCATTCAATGGGACAACTCTAATTGAACAGCCTGGTTGATTAAGGAATATTAATTATCTGCACAACAATAATTTATCCTCTATAGGAGGCAGGGCAGCCACTAATTATTTATGAATTGAtcgctttatttatttatttatttattttttatgataataaCATGAATTAATTGCTAACCATGCATATGAGTACTGAATATATAAATAGGTGTAAAGCAATTTCTACAACTGGGCTATTGCCACTCCAAAATATATTGCCCGGTTTTTCACATTGTTTATTAACTTAATCAATTACACATTCACAAttataaagttataaatatttttttcctcttaaaaagactttaacaaataaatataccACGCActaagcaaaaaagaaaatttgttatAGATAAGGATAGCTATCATAAATCAAGGGACCAATTATTTGTCACACAAAAATATGAAGTGTCTTTATGCTATCATATATGTGAAGAATAATTGCCTCAGTTCCGCTATGGTGTTAACTTTCCTTGCATTTAAAGTATAGCCGATTGACTTGATTCACCTGATTGAAATGATGAActagttgaatttaaattgTTTCCTACATCCCCTATCAGTCTCGCTGGTGATGATGATAGGAAAGGCTTGGAAGGCATTTGTAAGCATTCAACTTCTCCTTCAAGCATTTCTACAACTTTGTTCATTGAAGGACGGTCACTAGGCTTCATTTGTATGCACCATAATGCGACTATGATCATCTTCTTAAcaattttcttctcctcctctgTGGCATCTTCTATTTCTATGTCATTTCCTTTGCTAAATTGGCCATAGACCCAAGTTGGGAAGTAAATTTGGCTTGAATGGTCTGCAAATGCATTCACGTTCTTTCTTCTGTTGGCCATTTCCAACAATAACATgccaaaactataaacatcagCTTTATAGGAGACCCCTCCAATGTTTTTATAAAACAACTCTGGAGCTATATATCCTAGTGTTCCCCTTGCAGCAGTCAAAGACACTATACTATCATCTATTGGATAAAGTTTTGCAAGTCCAAAATCAGAAATTTTTGGGGTGAAGTTCTCATCAAGAAGAATGTTATGAGGCTTGAtatcaaaatgcaaaatttgcATGTCACATCCTCGATGCAAATATTCAATTCCACGAGCCACTCCAAGAGATATATCGTATGTTTTCTCAATACTTAAGGTGATATTCCCTTCTTGAGAAAAAATGTACTTGTCAAGAGAACTATTACACATGAATTCGTATATAAGGGCACGCTTTAGTCCCTCAGCACAGTAGCCAATAAGTTGCACCACATTCTCGTGGTGAATTCTTCCGATTGTGGCAACTTCATTGATAAAGTCTTGACCGTTTGCTTTGGACTTACCTAACATCTTTATAGCTACAAGATGGCCACTTTGAAGCTTTCCTTTATATACAGAACCATAGCCTCCTTCACCCAATTTATCTTTGAAACCTTTGGCCATCTTCCTAATTTGTGAGAAAGAGTACCTAATTGGCACTAGGTTATTTTGGCTTTGCAGAAATTCTTCGACAGCGCCATACATTGATAAATGCCTTCTACGccacttatatataaaaaacgcAATAACACAAGGAATCCCCAACACAATTTTTGCTGCAAGTTGTAGTCCTGTGTCGGAACATCACGAAAATAATTActataagaaaacaaatttgttCTCGTAATTAATTCTCTTATCGCTTATAGTTTTTGGTTGAAAACATAACTAAGACTTACAACTAACCGCATTCATGAATCGTAATAATCAAGAACAATAACTACTGTATATTTCGTGTAAATATCACTTTCATTTTTATCTTCTTGCTATGCACTACTTCAAACTCAAAGTCTTAATGATctgctaaaaaaattaaataaagtagATCAAAAAAGAGACACAGGTTCTTCTTACCTATGGTAGCCACTATTAGCGCAATAACTGCAAGATATataagaaagatgaattagttttttttcttctaacataaattaaattaattaatcaatgaACTAAATGACATAAATAACTTCAAATGTCCAGGGCATAATAAATCAACTTTAAGTCATTAACAACTTTCCCCTGGCCCTTACCGATAGAAAAAATAGGAATATACTAAACGTGTACTACATGTTTTACTACATGAATCTTACAAACTGATATAACAATTAATACCATTGGTGGACTTCAacagtttcaaaaataaatatttgaattgccTATTAGTGATCGGGATTCATGAATAATACAGTTAGTTGAGActgataagtaaaaaataaaaataaaaaatacggCTGGGAGTGAAGAATTTGACAATCCTCCATTGAGACTaacaagtaaaattttaattaagttaTAGAAAATGTGCAAACATGCATAGATTCCTAACTCTTTGTTATCGCAGAACCAGAGAGATGAAAGGTACAAATTTTTAATGGAAAGAAGAAGCTAATTTCTTAAGGAATTccatattttcctttttcatttcctCATACCTAAAAAGTTTGAGATCAATTTGTTGCCCGAGTGTACATGGTTATTGCTCTACATGTGTCATCACTAGGCACAATTACTCATGCAATTTTATTCCATTGTCCATTCTAAATTATCCTTCAAACTACTTTTTCAGATAGAAACCTCACCTTTGAGGAAAACTTCGATAATGCCTGCTTtgacaaataaaagaataacaTCAGCGTTTGGaaccttaaaattaaaaatcaaatcattatAATTAAACTACAATAAATATTACCCTACCATGTTAATTAGATTAATCGGTTTTGATTTTTGCTATAGAATTTCAATACATGAATGGTTTGTGGCAGTGGAGAAATGAAAGAGCTCAGAAAAGAAGGAAATGTGCAGAAGGAAAACAGTGGTCAACATCACagtatgaatttaatttatgtctttctttctAACATTGTTTACCTATGCCGAAGCACTGAACGTTGTTCCCG
The sequence above is drawn from the Quercus lobata isolate SW786 chromosome 12, ValleyOak3.0 Primary Assembly, whole genome shotgun sequence genome and encodes:
- the LOC115971570 gene encoding rust resistance kinase Lr10-like, with amino-acid sequence MYGAVEEFLQSQNNLVPIRYSFSQIRKMAKGFKDKLGEGGYGSVYKGKLQSGHLVAIKMLGKSKANGQDFINEVATIGRIHHENVVQLIGYCAEGLKRALIYEFMCNSSLDKYIFSQEGNITLSIEKTYDISLGVARGIEYLHRGCDMQILHFDIKPHNILLDENFTPKISDFGLAKLYPIDDSIVSLTAARGTLGYIAPELFYKNIGGVSYKADVYSFGMLLLEMANRRKNVNAFADHSSQIYFPTWVYGQFSKGNDIEIEDATEEEKKIVKKMIIVALWCIQMKPSDRPSMNKVVEMLEGEVECLQMPSKPFLSSSPARLIGDVGNNLNSTSSSFQSGESSQSAIL